In Methanobacterium sp. Maddingley MBC34, the DNA window AATCTTTTTTGGAGAGAACATCGTCAAATCTGGCCCAAACATCTTCTTTAATGGAGTTCAGGATGAAATCCATTAGATCATTTATATTTTCTGTTCTAACCGCTTGTGCAGCCATTTTTATAACTGGTTTTTCATTGATCTTGGAGGGTCTCAGTCCAGTGAAAGCCTTCCCTCTACCTTTCAAGTATAATCTGACTGCGGTTTCAAAGAACCAGTAGTCAGCCAGTTCCGCTGCATCTCCAGAAAGTTCCCTTACCGTGATTGTTCTTTCAAAGGCATCCCTTAGTTCATCCTCATATTTTTCTCGGATAAATGGAAGTACATAATTGATATTTTCCATTTCCAGAGCTTCTTCAGCCGCTTTAACCACCAGTCCATCCATACTATCACAGTGAAGTGTCATCATCTCACCCCGCGGATATTTTCATCATCTGATATTTTAATTTAGATTAAATGTTTGGCAAAGGGATATTTATGCAGATTAATATTTGTCGGCAAATAGTATTAAATGATTCCAATTCCATCACCCTGAATAAATTTCACCAGAACAATTCCAGAACAATTAATATAGATATAAATCCTGTTAAGAACAGAATATTAAGTGGTGATACCATGGACAAAAAAACTGAGGAACTCCTTAAAAAATGTGAAGATGTGGAAGATACCAGTATTATGGGCACCTGCAAAGGCCTGTTGAATATGATGGCCGAAAAAGACGTGGTTGTTGAGGATAAAGAGGGGCAAACCTATTTGGATATGGCTGAAACTCTCAAACCCAGTGATGTGTCACAGGTTCTGCAGTTAGCTCTTAAAATTAGGGAAAGTGGGGATATTACTGACGTTGACCTTAAAAACGAAGCAAGCAGACTCATCAGAGCAATAGAAATGAGTTAAAAAAGTTTCACTGAAAAGTTTAAACCAAACTTGAGTTTAAATTCAGAATTTTATTTTTAAATTAAAGATCTCCAATTGAGATCTTTTAGAATTATTTTTTTAGTTTAAAATCTATTAAAATTAGCTTAAAATCTTTTCTGACCAAGTTTTTTAATGTCAAATATAGCAGTGTCTGCCACTGCCATTACTGCCATCACCCCTGCCTGTATAGGGTCAGTTACCACCAGATCCGCCTTTTCGGTTACACTGCCGGGCATGTTGAGGCTGATTACTATGACGTCATGGTCTTTTTTTATCTCATCTATGGCCTCGGTGATCTTCCCTCCCATGAGGGAACCGGCAAGTACCAGTGCACCGACCCTTGGGAGTCTTCCCACTGCAGATACTGCCTCTGATAGGTTTTCTTCACCCACCAGGGGGATTGTGTCTACACTGATGTGTTCTCCCCTGATGTTATGACGGTCGGCCTCGGTAATGGCACCCTGGGCCACCATGGCCACTTGGGCACCGCCACCAATGATTATGATTCTTTTACCATAAACATCCTGAAGTGTAGGGCATTCTTCAACGCTCCTAACTGCTTCAACATTTCTAATGTTCTCTATTAACTTTTCCACATTCTTAACTGCCTCTAACTCAAGGTACAATGATGCGTGGTCTTTGTCCTCGACAAAGAGGTGGGTGTAGGTTATGTTAATCCCACATATGGCAGTTAATTCAGTGATGTCCCGTAGAACTCCTGGCTGGTTAACAGCCTTGATATTTATGGCAATTTCATCCATTACTGGTTATCTCCTGAAAATGACTCCTGAAAATTTCGATTTCTTAAAAAATTTCTATTTCTTAATTTAACCTACTTTCTAAATTAAATTATCGATTATGGTATTAAGTGACAATTTACAACTCCTGGCAGTGGGGACAGATATATGAAGATGTGCTTCCGGTTTTAATCTTTTCAATGGTGTTGCCACACTCAGGGCAGGCCTCACCCTCCTTATATGCCACCAGGAAGTAATCTCGATCAAATCCATTGTTCTCGCCATAAAAATCCTGTTCATATGCTAATCCCCCTATTTCCGTGGCATTTTTAAGGTTTTCCTGAATTATACTGTGAAGATCATCCACCTTACACGTTTGCAGAGTATTAGCTACCTTTTGAGGGTGTATTTTAGCCCGGAACAGGATATCATGTATGTAAACGTTTCCTATGCCTCCGATTTTCTTCTGGTTCAGTATTAGGTTCTTAATCTGGGAGCGTGCACTGCAGAGTTTTCTGAAATGTTCTGTGGTGAATTCTGCATCCAGGGGTGAAATTGCAATATCCTTGGTGGCATTATGGTGAGGCAATTCCTCATCTTTCAGGAGTTCTGCCCGTCCAATCCACCAGAATTTACAGGAAAAAGCAGATCCATCTGCAAACTGGAAAAGACACTGATATTCCCCTGGTAAATCAGCACCGGATTCCAGGTAGAGGATATCGGCACCCATCCCCAGATTCAGCAGCAGATGGTAATCATCAGATAGCTGGATGAAAATCCATTTACCTTTATTGTAAACCTTAATTACCTTTTTACCCCTGATTTTCTGGATAAACTCTTCTACGGGTAGGTTTAAAGATTTTTCCTGGCGAAGTTCGCCCTGCTGGAACTCTTTTGATGATAGTTCCTTATCCATCTGTTCAGCCAGTATTATGAGTTCTGGTAGTTCTGCCATTATCACATCCCCCAATCCATTATCAGCACCATTAATCCATTTCAATCAATGCCATTCCATTGTCAATATAATATATGTAATACTTGTCATTAATAAAGAAGACATTAAATAGTGTTAAACACTTCTTTAGCAGTATTTATACCATTTATAGCTGCAGGGAACCCTGCATAAACCACCATTAGAATGATAGTTTCAGTTATCTCTTCCTTGGTTAAACCTACGTTTAAACCTGCCCTGATATGGAATGCCAGTTGTGGTTGTGCTATACCCATACAGGTGAGGGCAGCTATGGTGGCAATTTGCCTCATTTTAGGGCCCAAGTTCTTTCTACTGTAGATATCCCCGTATCCAAAGGCCACAACAAATTCTGTTAAATCAGGAGCTATATCCTGGAAGTTCTCCTTTAAAACATCCACCTGATTTTCATCCAGCTTTCCGAGCCATTCTGCACCCTGAGCAAAACGATCCCCCTCCTGTTTTTCAGGTACTGGCTGGAAATCCATATTTTTCTCCTGTAGAACTTCCTTAAGGGCATTGATCCCATTTATGGCACTGGGAAACCCACTGTAGGATGACATCTGCAGGATAACTTCCACCAGTTCTTCTGTAGAAACACCCACATTCAGTGCCCCGTTTATATGCACCTTTAATTGAGGAGCGGCATTGCCCATGGCAGTTAATCCGGCCACCACTGCAATTTCCTTCTCTTTCAGGGTGGTTCCCTGTCTACAGTAGATGTCTCCAAATGAAAATTCAATAACATACTTAGCCAGATCAGGTGCAATATCTTCTAAACTTTCAACCACTGCTTCTCCTGCTTCACCATCAATTTCTTTAAGTTTTTCCCAGCCACGATTATAGCGGTCCATGTTATTCTACTCCCTATATTTAATGTGCACTTTAAACTCCAAATTTAATTAACTTTAATCATTTCATCCAGATTAATATCCTGATTTTTTACCAGTAATTTCTTCTACTTCCACTTTTATCATCAGCACCTTATTCAGGGCATCATCAGAGTATTCAAATAATTTCCCATCAGATTCATCTGATTTCAGAGAATATTTGGCCATTATTATATCAAAGGCTTCCTTTTTCCCAGGAAGATCATCAATTAGATGCGCCTTGCCAGAACCAATAACACTCAGATATTTCATACCCCAATTACAGGGATTATCAGAGCTTACCATTTCGGTTTTGATGTCCATCTGGAAACAAATATTGTTATTCACCTTCAAAATGTCAATTTTGTATCCTTCATCTGCTGAATGAAGATACAATGTGTTGTCTTTATAACCAAAGTTCATTGGCACTATGTATGGTTTTTCACCATCGGATAAAGCAATTCGACAAATTTCAGCTTCTTTTAATATTCTTTGGATAGTCTTTGGGTCTGTTATTTCTTTGTCACTTCTTCTCATGCCATTTCTTCCTTCCATACAATAAGAACATTCACCTAATTAAAACGAATCCATACCGATTTTGCACTTCCCCTTCAGATTTCAACACCCCAATAGGCAAATTTAGTTCTTGAACAGTTTTAAATACATCAATTCCTAACATTTCTTCGCATGGCCTTATCTTTTTAGGATACTTGCATTTTAAACCTTTATTAACATCACATTCCCTGCAATAATTACATGCTCTCAATGTAAAAGCAAAATAGAACCCATCTAAGAACAGCTCCCTTTCTATATCCAAACACGCACGAGTTAAATCATGAGAATCATTCGCATGTAATAAAAATATTTGTTCATATCTTTTTATCGTTTCTTCAGCTTCATCCACACTAAAGCCCCTATCCTCACATTTTATCGTTACTCCGTTTGAAGAATCACATCCCCATCGACAGGTTAAGCGTGCCCTTCTATCAAAATAAATATCCTCAGTGTTTATCAAAATAATATCATTCATCTTGTGTTTTTTTGCGATTTCTTCATACTTGGAAATGTCCATTATTTTTCCCTCATTATGTATTATGGTATGCTAAATAAATTATTATTGATACTAATTCAGATTGGTTTAATATTTCGAGGAGTTCAGGATCAAGAAGTGATAAAGAGATCAAAGACATGTCTCGACCCCTTTATGTAATGAATAACGAGATGGATGTGTAAAAGTCCAATTATCAAAAGTAGATTTAACTCTTTTTGGAAAATAGATAAGATGATTATAGATAATAAATCGTTTTATTGAGTTATTTACCCATGTTTATTAATGGAATTAGATAATGCCAGTGCAACCACACTGGCAAATGCATCAATCAAATGTTTCTCCCTATTATCCATATTAACATTGGGAGCAATAGCCATAACACCCAAATTACCCTTTTGAACTTTCAATGGAATATGGTACCACTTCGAAGAAGATAATGTATCAGTTCCACATCCTGCGGATTTTTTATGTTCATAAACCCAGTTTGAAACACCCATTTCATGATCATCATAATTTTTATCATTCCCAAACCGTGAAACAATTTTCAGATTATTTTCTTCATCAGGAAGAAGTATTAATACATCGTAATTGAAGGATTCAGATATATACGTGGTGCTTCTATCTAAAATGTCATTCAAATCCTGAGAAATTAATAGATCCTTACTAAAATCATACAATGAGGATATAAATGCTTCTCGTTGCCGAGTATATTCAACTTGCTTTTTAACAGTGTCTGCCAGTAAACTGGTAATTATACCCACCACAAATAACACTAAGAACGTGGGTATGAACCGTACATCATCAACAGTGAACGTATAAAATGGGGGGACAAAGAAAAAATCAAAGACTGCAACTGCCAGTAATGAAGCTAAAATTCCTGCTTTCCTCCCGGCCAGCATCCCGGTAAGTGCCACAGGTATGATGAAGATCATGGGTATGTTAATAGCTTCAATGAATGGTTGTAACATTAGACAGATTATAAGCGTGGCTCCAATGCTTATGAAACTGACTGTGTATGGTTTCCAATCAAATTTTGTATCTGAATCTTTTTCTTCTAAATTTGAATCTTTAGATCTGCCCTCATTCTCCACAACCAAAACCTGTGCATCACTTTTCTGGATTACTTTATTGATTATGGAACCTTCTATAAGTTCCTGGAGACGGGTTCTTCGTGAATGTCCCATTAAAATAAGTGTAATATTCTTTGACTGGGCAAATGATACTATTTCATCTGAAATAGATCCAGTTAAACGAAAGACCTTGCCATCGAGTTCATCGGCAAGTTTAAGGTTGTTTTCAAGTTGTTGGATCTCTCCTTGTCTTAGTCTGAATTTATAAGATGGTTCAACATACACTGCGAACCATTCTGCATTAAAACGATCCGCAAACCTGTGCGCTATTCGAATTAACCTTTTAGAAGACACATTAGGACTTATACATACCATTATACGATTGCTGGTTTCCCATGGCCCTAATATATTTTCTTTTTTAAGATAGTAGTCCATGTCATAGTCCACATGTACCGTGGCGTATCTCAGGGCCATTTCCCTTAAGGCAACCAGATTTTTTTCTGTGAAAAAGTTTTCCATGGCCTGTTTAGCTTTGTCTGGTATGTAAACCTTCCCTTCTTTGAGTCTCTCCAGTAATTCATCAATGGGGAGATCAACCAGTTCTATCTTATCTGCTAACTCCACAATTTTATCAGGGACAGTTTCTCTAACTTCCACACCGGTAATCTGCCGTACAATATCGTTGATACTTTCGATGTGCTGGATGTTGAGAGTGGAATAGACGTTGATCCCTGCACTGAGGAGTTCATCCACATCCTGATAACGTTTAAGGTGGCGCGACCCTGGAACGTTGTTATGGGCCAGTTCATCCACCAGCACATAATCTGGTTTCCTTTCCAGAACCTGGTCTATATCCATCTCATCCAGAATGATCCCCCTGTAATCTATCTTCTGGCGGGGGATCACTTCCAATCCTTTAAGGAGTTCTCTGGTTTCTGATCTTCCATGGGTTTCGGCAATACCCACCACTACATCTTTCCCCTGTTTATGGAGAACATGCGCTTCGGAGAGCATTCTGTAAGTTTTTCCAACTCCTGCCACATATCCCAGGAATATCTTCAGGTGTCCCCTTCGGTGATCCTTCCTGCTCTCTTCTTTTTGAATTAAACTCAGGAGCTGGTCCGGGTCGGGTCTCTGGTGTTCTTCATTCATTTTCTTATTTTTCCAATTCTCCTCAATTTTTTCCCAGTTTTCCCATCTGCCATTACTTTTTAAGGTTGTCCAGGGCTATGTTGAGTTTCAACACATTTACAATTTCCTTTCCAAATCCAAGGAAAGTATTCTCCTGGTTACTGGTTATTATTTCCTTAACCTGGGACTCACTTATTCCCCGTGCACTGGCAATTCTTGGAACCTGGATCATGGCTGAATCAGCGTAGATATATCCTTCCAGTCCACTGCCTGATGCAAGAACCAGGTCTGCAGGGATGGTCGTATTATTCTGTAATGAGTTTTCTGTCTTAATCTCCTGTATTCTTTCGGTAACATTGTCAATCAACTTCTGACTGGTTGGTCCCAGATTGGATCCACTGGAGGTGCTGGAGTTATAATCAATTACTGAAGGTCTGCCATGGAAATAAGCAGGACTTGAAAAATCTTGCCCTATGAGTTGTGAACCCAGTACCGTCCCATTTTCATTTTTTATCAGGTTTCCATTGGCCTGTTCAGAAAACGTCAGTTGAGATATTCCGGTGATAACCATAGGGTAAATTACACCAAGGATTATGGTGAATGCCACGAATATTAATATTGCGCTTTTTAATTCTTTCATGGTCTAACCTCCTAGTCCTAATGCAATTATTATCATGTCAATTAGCTTGATACCAACAAATGGTATTAGCAATCCCCCACCACCGTATATGAGGAGATTCATACCCAGCAGTCTGGAAACAGACGAGGTTTCACGGAATTTAACACCCCTTAACGCCAGGGGAATCAGCATAGGAATCACAATGGCATTGAAGATTACAGCAGCTAAAACTGCACTGGATGGTGTGGATAATCCCATTATGTTCAGAATACCCAGTTCGGGGTAGGCTACTGCAAATACAGCGGGAATGATGGCGAAATATTTTGCCACATCATTGGCTATACTGAAAGTGGTGAGAGCACCCCTGGTAATGAGGATCTCCTTCCCGATCTCCACTATATCCAGCAACTTAGAGGGGGATGAATCCAGATCTATCATGTTGGCTGCTTCCCGGGCTGCAGATGTTCCTGCACTCATGGCCACTGCCACATCAGCCTGTGCCAGTGCCGGTGCATCGTTGGTTCCGTCCCCAATCATGGCCACCAGGTACTGATTGTCTCCAGACTGATATTTACGAATCATCTCCAGCTTGGTCTCCGGCCTGGCCTGGGCACTGAAATCATCCACCCCCGCTTCAACAGCTATTGAAGCCGCTGTTAGGGGATTATCTCCCGTTATCATGATGGATTTGATTCCCATCCGCCTTAGCTGGGCCAGTTTATTTTTAATGCCCTTCTTTATAATATCTTTCAGCCTTATGACACCAAGTATTCCGTTTTCATTGGCTACCACCAGTGGAGTGTCGCCTTTTATGGATACATCATCTACCGCTTTCTTTATCTCTGGCAAGACAACTCCACCATTGCCCACAACAAAGGTCTCAATGGCATCTGCAGATCCTTTCCTTATCTTACTGGGACCAATATCCACCCCGCTCATTCGTGTTTCTGGAGTGAATGGGACAAATATGGTGTCTTCAGGAGGATGAATGCTGCTCCCGTGGATATCCAGTTCTTTCTTGGCTAACTTGACAATACTGCGTCCTTCGGGTGTTTCATCAGCCAGGGAGGACATTAAAGAGGCCTGGATCAGATCTCCCATCTTAACATTCGCAGCTGGGATGAATTCCGTGGCCATTCTGTTTCCCAGGGTGATGGTGCCAGTTTTATCCAGTAGTACCACACTTACATCTCCAGAGGCTTCCACTGCCCTGCCACTTAAGGCCACCACATTATGCTGCAGTAATCTATCCATACCGGCAATACCAATAGCTGGTAGGAGTGCTCCGATGGTGGTGGGCATGAGACACACCAGTAAAGCTATTAAGATAGGTATGGATATGGATATTCCCATGTAACCGGCAAATGCAGGTAGGGTGACAACCACCGCTATGAACAATGTAGTTAAGGCAATGAGGAGGATCTCAAGAGCTTTTTCATTGGGTGTTTTCTGTCTTTTTGCACTCTCCACCATTCCGATCATGTTATCCAGGAAGGTGTGGCCGGGATCTGCGGTAATCTGGATCTTGATGGTTCCGGAGAGTAGTTTGGTTCCACCAGTTACTCCACTTTTATCACCACCTGATTCTCTTACTACCGGGGCAGATTCTCCAGTAACTGCGGATTCATCCACCAGTGCTGTTCCTTCGGTTATATCCCCATCACTGGGTATGATGTCTCCTTCTCCCACCAGTACTTTGTCACCTTTTTTCAGGGACAGTGCAGATACTTCTTCGGTAGATCCATCATCATGAAGTAGTAGAGCCAGTGCCTCGCTCCTACTGCGTTTTAAGGATTCTGCACGGGCTTTCCCCTGGCTTTCTGCTATGGCTTCTGCGAAGTTGGCAAATAGGACTGTGAACCACAGCCAGATGGTGATCTGGATGTTGAACAGGTACCCTGCACC includes these proteins:
- a CDS encoding ACT domain-containing protein, with the protein product MDEIAINIKAVNQPGVLRDITELTAICGINITYTHLFVEDKDHASLYLELEAVKNVEKLIENIRNVEAVRSVEECPTLQDVYGKRIIIIGGGAQVAMVAQGAITEADRHNIRGEHISVDTIPLVGEENLSEAVSAVGRLPRVGALVLAGSLMGGKITEAIDEIKKDHDVIVISLNMPGSVTEKADLVVTDPIQAGVMAVMAVADTAIFDIKKLGQKRF
- a CDS encoding formamidopyrimidine-DNA glycosylase (PFAM: Formamidopyrimidine-DNA glycosylase H2TH domain; Formamidopyrimidine-DNA glycosylase N-terminal domain; Zinc finger found in FPG and IleRS~TIGRFAM: formamidopyrimidine-DNA glycosylase (fpg)), which translates into the protein MKWINGADNGLGDVIMAELPELIILAEQMDKELSSKEFQQGELRQEKSLNLPVEEFIQKIRGKKVIKVYNKGKWIFIQLSDDYHLLLNLGMGADILYLESGADLPGEYQCLFQFADGSAFSCKFWWIGRAELLKDEELPHHNATKDIAISPLDAEFTTEHFRKLCSARSQIKNLILNQKKIGGIGNVYIHDILFRAKIHPQKVANTLQTCKVDDLHSIIQENLKNATEIGGLAYEQDFYGENNGFDRDYFLVAYKEGEACPECGNTIEKIKTGSTSSYICPHCQEL
- a CDS encoding putative protein, gamma-carboxymuconolactone decarboxylase subunit like protein (PFAM: Carboxymuconolactone decarboxylase family), translated to MDRYNRGWEKLKEIDGEAGEAVVESLEDIAPDLAKYVIEFSFGDIYCRQGTTLKEKEIAVVAGLTAMGNAAPQLKVHINGALNVGVSTEELVEVILQMSSYSGFPSAINGINALKEVLQEKNMDFQPVPEKQEGDRFAQGAEWLGKLDENQVDVLKENFQDIAPDLTEFVVAFGYGDIYSRKNLGPKMRQIATIAALTCMGIAQPQLAFHIRAGLNVGLTKEEITETIILMVVYAGFPAAINGINTAKEVFNTI
- a CDS encoding putative flavin-nucleotide-binding protein, which encodes MRRSDKEITDPKTIQRILKEAEICRIALSDGEKPYIVPMNFGYKDNTLYLHSADEGYKIDILKVNNNICFQMDIKTEMVSSDNPCNWGMKYLSVIGSGKAHLIDDLPGKKEAFDIIMAKYSLKSDESDGKLFEYSDDALNKVLMIKVEVEEITGKKSGY
- a CDS encoding putative metal-binding protein (PFAM: Predicted metal-binding protein (DUF2284)), which produces MDISKYEEIAKKHKMNDIILINTEDIYFDRRARLTCRWGCDSSNGVTIKCEDRGFSVDEAEETIKRYEQIFLLHANDSHDLTRACLDIERELFLDGFYFAFTLRACNYCRECDVNKGLKCKYPKKIRPCEEMLGIDVFKTVQELNLPIGVLKSEGEVQNRYGFVLIR
- a CDS encoding osmosensitive K+ channel histidine kinase (PFAM: Universal stress protein family; Osmosensitive K+ channel His kinase sensor domain); translation: MNEEHQRPDPDQLLSLIQKEESRKDHRRGHLKIFLGYVAGVGKTYRMLSEAHVLHKQGKDVVVGIAETHGRSETRELLKGLEVIPRQKIDYRGIILDEMDIDQVLERKPDYVLVDELAHNNVPGSRHLKRYQDVDELLSAGINVYSTLNIQHIESINDIVRQITGVEVRETVPDKIVELADKIELVDLPIDELLERLKEGKVYIPDKAKQAMENFFTEKNLVALREMALRYATVHVDYDMDYYLKKENILGPWETSNRIMVCISPNVSSKRLIRIAHRFADRFNAEWFAVYVEPSYKFRLRQGEIQQLENNLKLADELDGKVFRLTGSISDEIVSFAQSKNITLILMGHSRRTRLQELIEGSIINKVIQKSDAQVLVVENEGRSKDSNLEEKDSDTKFDWKPYTVSFISIGATLIICLMLQPFIEAINIPMIFIIPVALTGMLAGRKAGILASLLAVAVFDFFFVPPFYTFTVDDVRFIPTFLVLFVVGIITSLLADTVKKQVEYTRQREAFISSLYDFSKDLLISQDLNDILDRSTTYISESFNYDVLILLPDEENNLKIVSRFGNDKNYDDHEMGVSNWVYEHKKSAGCGTDTLSSSKWYHIPLKVQKGNLGVMAIAPNVNMDNREKHLIDAFASVVALALSNSINKHG
- a CDS encoding K+-transporting ATPase, C subunit (PFAM: K+-transporting ATPase, c chain~TIGRFAM: K+-transporting ATPase, C subunit), with translation MKELKSAILIFVAFTIILGVIYPMVITGISQLTFSEQANGNLIKNENGTVLGSQLIGQDFSSPAYFHGRPSVIDYNSSTSSGSNLGPTSQKLIDNVTERIQEIKTENSLQNNTTIPADLVLASGSGLEGYIYADSAMIQVPRIASARGISESQVKEIITSNQENTFLGFGKEIVNVLKLNIALDNLKK
- a CDS encoding K+-transporting ATPase, B subunit (PFAM: E1-E2 ATPase; haloacid dehalogenase-like hydrolase~TIGRFAM: ATPase, P-type (transporting), HAD superfamily, subfamily IC; K+-transporting ATPase, B subunit), with product MKEKTSSIFQKDILIQALKGSFTRLNPLTLLKNPVMLIVEIGAVITTLQTIINMATGAGYLFNIQITIWLWFTVLFANFAEAIAESQGKARAESLKRSRSEALALLLHDDGSTEEVSALSLKKGDKVLVGEGDIIPSDGDITEGTALVDESAVTGESAPVVRESGGDKSGVTGGTKLLSGTIKIQITADPGHTFLDNMIGMVESAKRQKTPNEKALEILLIALTTLFIAVVVTLPAFAGYMGISISIPILIALLVCLMPTTIGALLPAIGIAGMDRLLQHNVVALSGRAVEASGDVSVVLLDKTGTITLGNRMATEFIPAANVKMGDLIQASLMSSLADETPEGRSIVKLAKKELDIHGSSIHPPEDTIFVPFTPETRMSGVDIGPSKIRKGSADAIETFVVGNGGVVLPEIKKAVDDVSIKGDTPLVVANENGILGVIRLKDIIKKGIKNKLAQLRRMGIKSIMITGDNPLTAASIAVEAGVDDFSAQARPETKLEMIRKYQSGDNQYLVAMIGDGTNDAPALAQADVAVAMSAGTSAAREAANMIDLDSSPSKLLDIVEIGKEILITRGALTTFSIANDVAKYFAIIPAVFAVAYPELGILNIMGLSTPSSAVLAAVIFNAIVIPMLIPLALRGVKFRETSSVSRLLGMNLLIYGGGGLLIPFVGIKLIDMIIIALGLGG